From Prosthecobacter vanneervenii, one genomic window encodes:
- a CDS encoding creatininase family protein, which translates to MSPRPWIIAETNWKQIKTTRYEAAVLPWGATEAHNWHLPYGTDSLQNDAIAAEAGRIAWEAGAKVGILPNMPFGVQTGQLDIPFCINMNPTTQMMVLEDVISSLEGVGIMKFVILNGHGGNDFRQMLRELQARHPKMFLSTVSWFNAVKGDDIFTIVGDHADERETSLMMHFHPHLVLPKSEWGPGTDNRWKLKAINEKWAWAQRAWTKATNDTGSGDPQHSTAEKGKRYYEALAAKIASYLVELSAADISSLYEQPQ; encoded by the coding sequence ATGAGCCCACGTCCCTGGATTATCGCTGAAACCAACTGGAAGCAGATCAAGACCACCCGCTACGAGGCCGCCGTGCTTCCCTGGGGCGCCACCGAGGCTCACAACTGGCACCTCCCCTACGGCACCGACTCCCTCCAAAACGACGCCATTGCCGCCGAGGCCGGACGCATCGCCTGGGAGGCCGGGGCCAAAGTCGGCATCCTCCCCAACATGCCCTTTGGTGTGCAGACCGGCCAGCTCGACATCCCCTTCTGCATCAACATGAACCCCACCACCCAGATGATGGTCCTCGAAGACGTCATCAGCAGTCTCGAAGGCGTGGGCATCATGAAATTCGTCATCCTCAACGGCCACGGCGGAAACGACTTCCGCCAGATGCTCCGCGAACTCCAGGCCCGCCACCCCAAGATGTTCCTCTCCACCGTCTCCTGGTTCAATGCGGTCAAAGGAGACGACATCTTCACCATCGTCGGAGATCACGCCGACGAGCGCGAGACCAGCCTCATGATGCACTTCCACCCTCACCTCGTTCTGCCAAAGTCCGAGTGGGGCCCCGGCACCGACAACCGCTGGAAGCTCAAGGCCATCAACGAAAAGTGGGCCTGGGCCCAGCGCGCCTGGACCAAGGCCACCAACGACACAGGCTCAGGCGATCCCCAGCACAGCACCGCCGAAAAAGGCAAACGCTACTACGAGGCCCTCGCCGCCAAAATCGCCTCCTACCTCGTCGAACTCTCCGCCGCAGACATCAGCTCCCTCTACGAGCAGCCCCAATGA
- a CDS encoding ABC transporter permease — MSITAHQSISPMRAAWRRLMRQRLNAWALGFLAALIVLCVVGPWLSPYDQAQQNLALKATSPTASHWLGTDPLGRDMLTRILHGGRVSLEVGLLATAVAAVIGVFYGMISGLAGGRTDSAMMRIVDILYAFPFINFVILLMVIVGREFWLIFVAIGAVEWLTMARVVRGQVLALKNLEFVTAARASGAGFWHIVWKHLLPNVSGQVIIYASLTVPGVMLLEAALSFLGLGIQPPDASWGVLIREGSGSMEAYPWLLLYPGLFFSTTLLALNLLGDGLRDAFDPKSMSQH; from the coding sequence ATGAGCATCACCGCACACCAGAGCATCTCACCCATGCGCGCCGCCTGGCGCAGGCTCATGCGCCAGCGCCTCAATGCCTGGGCCCTCGGCTTCCTCGCCGCGCTCATCGTCCTCTGCGTCGTCGGCCCCTGGCTCTCCCCCTACGATCAGGCTCAGCAAAACCTCGCTCTCAAGGCCACCTCTCCCACCGCCTCCCACTGGCTCGGCACCGATCCCCTCGGGCGCGACATGCTCACTCGCATCCTCCACGGCGGCCGCGTCTCGCTTGAGGTCGGCCTCCTCGCCACCGCCGTCGCCGCCGTCATCGGCGTCTTCTACGGCATGATCTCCGGCCTCGCCGGTGGCCGCACAGACTCGGCCATGATGCGCATCGTGGATATCCTCTACGCCTTCCCCTTCATCAATTTCGTCATCCTCCTCATGGTCATCGTCGGCCGCGAGTTCTGGCTCATCTTCGTCGCTATTGGTGCCGTCGAGTGGCTCACCATGGCCCGCGTCGTTCGCGGCCAGGTATTGGCATTAAAGAATCTCGAATTCGTCACTGCCGCACGCGCCAGCGGTGCAGGCTTCTGGCACATCGTGTGGAAGCACCTCCTGCCTAATGTCTCCGGTCAGGTCATCATCTACGCCAGCCTCACCGTCCCCGGCGTCATGCTCCTGGAGGCCGCGCTCAGCTTCCTCGGTCTCGGCATCCAGCCGCCGGACGCCAGTTGGGGCGTCCTCATCCGCGAAGGCTCCGGCTCCATGGAGGCCTACCCCTGGCTCCTCCTCTACCCCGGCCTCTTCTTCTCCACCACCCTCCTCGCCCTCAATCTCCTCGGCGACGGCCTCCGCGATGCCTTCGATCCCAAATCGATGTCACAGCATTAA
- a CDS encoding type II toxin-antitoxin system RelE family toxin: MHQATEVYSKEFDHVYLGLSATIKQRIETRIRDLGSRLESYPHMRLQGRNEFKLRVGDYRIIYEFDIPRNEIYLIAMGHRREVYK, from the coding sequence ATGCATCAGGCCACCGAGGTTTATTCCAAGGAGTTTGATCATGTCTATCTCGGCCTGTCTGCGACTATCAAGCAGCGCATTGAGACCAGAATCCGTGACCTGGGCAGCAGGTTGGAGAGCTACCCGCACATGCGCCTTCAAGGACGAAACGAGTTCAAACTCCGTGTCGGTGACTACCGCATCATCTACGAGTTCGATATTCCAAGAAATGAGATCTACCTGATCGCAATGGGCCACCGCCGCGAAGTCTATAAGTGA
- a CDS encoding deoxyguanosinetriphosphate triphosphohydrolase family protein translates to MPANRFYTTFDLETLDSRPVHAGEYRSAFQIDRDRIIHSSAFRRLQNKTQVFLSGEYDFYRTRLTHSIEVAQIGRSICGWLTQQSEFLDDGCYIDSDLVESACLSHDLGHPPFGHAGERTLHKLMAPYGGFEGNAQTLRILTQTLFSEGRSGMNPTRALLDGVLKYKTLFVEDAKAKNHYLYDEQERWLDFTLGGQAFPVELTPGKVRNEFRSIECQVMDWADDTAYSLNDIADGIHAGFINVQRLERWAGEQELSETDQADVEFLCKAVREGRVEGRLNRLIGECIRATKLVPAANFLSQSTKRHQYALEIDPVQRRRADLHKKIALELVFLSPQLQQLDHKADFILTRLFGVMKERYIDTVQPRGLHLMPAAIEKEIQTAADAPARARLVCDWIANMTDHFAFRTYRRLFDADFGSITDFV, encoded by the coding sequence ATGCCAGCGAACCGTTTTTACACCACCTTTGATCTCGAAACCCTGGATTCACGCCCGGTGCATGCCGGGGAATACCGGAGCGCCTTTCAGATCGATCGCGACCGAATCATCCACAGCAGCGCCTTCCGTCGGCTGCAGAACAAGACGCAGGTGTTTCTGTCCGGTGAGTATGACTTTTACAGGACGCGACTGACGCACAGCATCGAGGTGGCACAGATCGGGCGGAGCATCTGCGGGTGGCTGACGCAGCAGAGCGAGTTTCTGGATGATGGCTGCTACATTGACTCCGACCTGGTGGAGAGCGCGTGCCTGAGCCATGACCTGGGGCATCCGCCGTTTGGCCATGCCGGAGAGCGGACGCTGCACAAGCTGATGGCGCCGTATGGCGGCTTTGAGGGGAATGCACAGACTCTGCGAATCCTGACACAGACGCTTTTCAGCGAAGGGCGCAGCGGGATGAATCCGACGCGTGCGCTGCTGGATGGCGTGCTGAAGTACAAGACGCTGTTTGTGGAGGATGCGAAGGCGAAGAACCACTACCTGTATGACGAGCAGGAGCGGTGGCTGGACTTTACGCTAGGCGGGCAGGCCTTTCCGGTGGAGCTGACGCCGGGGAAGGTGCGCAACGAATTCCGAAGCATCGAGTGCCAGGTAATGGACTGGGCAGATGACACGGCCTACTCGCTGAATGACATCGCGGACGGGATTCATGCGGGATTCATCAATGTGCAGCGGCTGGAGCGCTGGGCGGGGGAGCAGGAGCTCTCGGAGACGGATCAGGCGGATGTGGAGTTTCTGTGCAAAGCGGTGCGTGAGGGGCGCGTGGAGGGGCGGCTGAACCGGCTGATCGGCGAATGCATCCGGGCGACGAAGCTGGTGCCTGCGGCGAATTTTCTGAGCCAGAGCACAAAGCGGCACCAGTATGCGCTGGAGATCGATCCGGTGCAGCGCCGGAGGGCGGACCTGCATAAGAAGATCGCGCTGGAGCTGGTCTTCCTGAGCCCGCAGCTGCAGCAGCTGGACCACAAGGCGGACTTTATTCTGACGAGGCTGTTTGGAGTGATGAAGGAGCGCTACATCGACACGGTGCAGCCGCGTGGTCTGCACCTGATGCCGGCAGCGATCGAGAAGGAGATTCAGACTGCGGCGGATGCACCGGCGCGTGCGCGGCTGGTGTGCGACTGGATCGCGAACATGACGGACCATTTTGCGTTCCGGACGTACCGGAGGCTGTTTGACGCGGACTTTGGGTCGATCACGGATTTCGTGTGA
- a CDS encoding LL-diaminopimelate aminotransferase, protein MAYINENYNKLKAGYLFPEIARRVKAFTEANPDAAKRLIRCGIGDVTEALPEAVRSAMHKAVDEMGDRASFRGYGPEQGYDFLRNAVSENDFKARGIQIEADEIFISDGSKCDTGNILDIFGAGNKIAITDPVYPVYVDTNVMAGNTGDADENGAYAGLHYLKCTPANGFVPEIPSERVDLVYLCYPNNPTGAVATRAQLEAWVKYALANEAIILYDAAYEAFIRDPELPHSIFEIEGARDCAIEFRSFSKNGGFTGVRCGVVVIPKGLMGKKKDGTKQAIHPLWSRRHSTKFNGTAYIVQRGAEAIYSPEGKQQVTALIEHYMGNAALLVEACKKAGLSVYGGVNAPYVWVGCPSGLTSWQMFDKMLNEANVVITPGSGFGSAGEGYFRISAFNSRANVEEVCRRIAQL, encoded by the coding sequence ATGGCCTACATCAACGAAAACTACAACAAGCTCAAAGCCGGTTACCTCTTCCCCGAAATCGCCCGTCGTGTGAAGGCCTTCACAGAGGCCAATCCCGACGCCGCCAAGCGCCTCATCCGCTGCGGCATTGGCGACGTCACCGAGGCCCTCCCCGAGGCCGTCCGCTCCGCCATGCACAAGGCTGTCGATGAAATGGGCGACCGCGCCTCCTTCCGAGGCTACGGCCCCGAGCAGGGCTACGACTTCCTCCGCAACGCCGTCTCCGAGAACGACTTCAAGGCCCGCGGCATCCAGATTGAGGCAGATGAGATTTTCATCTCCGACGGCAGCAAGTGCGACACCGGCAACATTCTCGACATCTTCGGCGCCGGAAACAAGATCGCCATCACCGACCCTGTTTACCCTGTCTACGTGGACACCAACGTCATGGCTGGCAACACCGGAGACGCCGACGAAAACGGTGCCTACGCCGGCCTGCACTACCTCAAGTGCACCCCCGCAAATGGGTTTGTCCCAGAGATCCCCTCCGAGCGCGTGGACCTCGTTTACCTCTGCTACCCCAACAATCCCACCGGAGCCGTCGCCACCCGCGCCCAGCTCGAGGCCTGGGTCAAATACGCCCTCGCCAACGAGGCCATCATCCTCTACGACGCCGCCTACGAGGCCTTCATCCGCGACCCCGAGCTGCCCCACTCCATCTTTGAGATCGAAGGCGCCCGCGACTGCGCCATCGAATTTAGAAGCTTCTCCAAAAACGGCGGCTTCACCGGCGTCCGTTGCGGCGTCGTCGTCATCCCCAAGGGCCTCATGGGCAAGAAAAAGGACGGCACCAAGCAGGCCATCCACCCGCTCTGGAGCCGCCGCCACAGCACCAAGTTCAACGGCACCGCCTACATCGTCCAGCGCGGCGCCGAGGCCATCTACTCACCTGAGGGTAAGCAGCAGGTCACCGCGCTCATCGAGCACTACATGGGCAATGCCGCCCTCCTCGTTGAAGCCTGCAAAAAAGCCGGCCTATCCGTCTATGGGGGGGTGAATGCCCCCTACGTTTGGGTGGGCTGCCCTTCCGGCCTCACCAGCTGGCAGATGTTCGACAAAATGCTCAACGAAGCCAACGTCGTCATCACCCCCGGCAGCGGCTTCGGCAGCGCTGGCGAAGGCTACTTCCGCATCAGCGCCTTCAACAGCCGCGCCAACGTCGAAGAAGTCTGCCGCCGCATCGCTCAGCTGTAA
- a CDS encoding c-type cytochrome domain-containing protein, producing the protein MFRACFFLVLIASAGAAEISFSRQVAPLLIDQCVECHRADKAKGGYRLDTVERMLKAGDSEAAPVKAGKPEESELYRLIATHDEDDRMPKKADALPEKEVKLIRDWIASGAKVDVADVKAALRSVVPEQQAKTPEKYPQPLPVTALALNPAGDELGTSGYHEVLVWEAGTGKLKARLGGMPERVLALAWPAVGQMAVAGGVPGRSGEVWLVNPAQPKERKRLVSARDCVLAMVASPDGKLLACGGADNQVRCFELPSGKLKWQIEPHADWIMGMAFSADGKHIATASRDRTAKRIDAGSGQIEATYTGHESAVLSVVFSADSQDTLSGDVQGEIRRWDGNGDLKKDGTLRPGGRNEVLAMGFAEGDNLVTAAGDGAILSVDVKARKVKGKVSRHEDRVNVLLVRRAEKGVRIISGCHDGRVRINEMEKAEPVLQFVASPGW; encoded by the coding sequence ATGTTTCGTGCCTGCTTTTTCCTCGTCCTAATAGCGTCCGCCGGTGCTGCTGAGATTTCATTCTCGCGGCAGGTCGCGCCTCTTTTGATCGACCAATGCGTGGAGTGCCACCGGGCGGACAAGGCGAAGGGCGGCTACCGGCTTGATACGGTGGAGCGGATGCTGAAGGCGGGCGATAGTGAGGCTGCGCCGGTGAAGGCGGGCAAGCCTGAGGAGAGCGAGCTGTACCGGCTGATCGCGACGCATGATGAGGACGACCGCATGCCCAAGAAGGCGGATGCGCTGCCGGAGAAGGAGGTGAAGCTGATCCGGGACTGGATCGCGAGTGGTGCGAAGGTGGATGTGGCGGACGTGAAGGCTGCACTGAGGAGTGTGGTGCCGGAGCAGCAGGCGAAGACACCGGAGAAATATCCGCAGCCGCTGCCGGTGACCGCGCTAGCGCTGAACCCTGCGGGGGATGAGCTAGGCACGAGCGGGTATCATGAAGTGCTGGTGTGGGAGGCGGGAACGGGGAAGCTGAAGGCAAGGCTGGGAGGCATGCCAGAACGGGTGCTGGCGCTGGCCTGGCCTGCGGTGGGACAGATGGCTGTGGCCGGAGGTGTGCCCGGACGCTCTGGCGAGGTGTGGCTGGTGAATCCGGCGCAGCCGAAGGAGCGCAAACGGCTGGTGAGCGCGCGTGACTGTGTGCTGGCGATGGTGGCGAGCCCGGACGGGAAGCTGCTGGCGTGCGGCGGTGCGGACAATCAGGTGCGCTGCTTTGAGCTGCCATCCGGCAAGCTGAAATGGCAGATCGAGCCGCATGCGGACTGGATCATGGGGATGGCGTTTTCAGCGGATGGAAAACACATCGCGACGGCGAGCCGGGACCGCACGGCGAAGCGGATTGACGCAGGCAGCGGGCAGATCGAGGCGACCTACACGGGGCATGAGAGCGCGGTGCTGAGCGTGGTTTTTTCAGCCGACAGCCAGGACACGCTGAGCGGGGATGTGCAGGGGGAGATCCGTCGCTGGGATGGCAATGGGGATTTGAAGAAAGATGGAACGCTGAGACCGGGCGGACGGAATGAGGTGCTGGCGATGGGATTTGCAGAAGGTGACAACCTGGTGACTGCGGCCGGTGATGGAGCCATTCTTTCCGTGGATGTGAAGGCGCGGAAGGTGAAGGGCAAGGTCTCGAGGCATGAGGATCGGGTGAATGTGCTGCTGGTGCGGCGTGCGGAGAAAGGCGTGAGGATCATCTCTGGCTGCCATGACGGGCGGGTGAGGATCAACGAGATGGAGAAGGCGGAGCCGGTGTTGCAATTTGTGGCTTCGCCGGGATGGTAG
- a CDS encoding ABC transporter permease: protein MIRFIVSRFVQGIIVIFAVITITFALSQMVPGGAIRTERNITAEARKAQEEYYGLNKPWYVQLALQFKHYATLDLPESYHYKGRGVDEIIASGFPVSAAVGGAALLIALAVGVPLGALAALRPNTIEDRTSTLAATLGICTPSMVLGPLIAMLFGLQLRWFNASGWFDSSDWVLPALTLGIIYSAYIARLTRGSLRETLAQEFVRTARAKGASESSVVFFHAMKLASLPVLNFLGPAAAGLLTGSFIVETVFQLPGLGQFFIAAATNGDHQLTIAISVFYAALIVTFNFIVDILQAMLNPRIRLQA from the coding sequence ATGATCCGCTTCATCGTCAGCCGCTTCGTGCAGGGCATCATCGTGATCTTCGCGGTGATCACCATCACCTTCGCACTTTCCCAGATGGTGCCCGGCGGCGCGATTCGTACCGAGCGCAACATCACCGCCGAGGCACGCAAGGCCCAGGAGGAATACTACGGCCTCAACAAACCTTGGTATGTCCAGCTCGCTTTGCAGTTCAAACACTACGCCACACTCGATCTCCCGGAGTCCTATCACTACAAAGGCCGTGGGGTGGATGAGATCATCGCCTCCGGCTTCCCGGTCTCCGCAGCCGTCGGCGGCGCCGCACTGCTCATCGCCCTGGCAGTCGGCGTACCTCTCGGTGCACTCGCGGCGCTGCGGCCCAACACCATCGAAGACCGCACCAGCACCCTCGCCGCCACACTCGGCATCTGCACGCCCAGCATGGTGCTCGGCCCGCTCATCGCCATGCTCTTCGGCCTCCAGCTTCGTTGGTTCAATGCCTCCGGCTGGTTCGACTCCTCAGACTGGGTCCTTCCCGCGCTCACCCTCGGCATCATCTACAGCGCCTACATCGCCCGCCTCACTCGCGGCAGCCTGCGCGAAACCCTCGCTCAGGAATTCGTCCGCACCGCACGCGCCAAAGGTGCCAGCGAGTCCTCCGTGGTCTTCTTCCACGCCATGAAGCTCGCCAGTCTGCCCGTGCTCAATTTCCTCGGCCCCGCTGCCGCTGGTCTGCTCACCGGCTCCTTCATCGTTGAAACTGTCTTCCAGCTCCCCGGCCTCGGCCAGTTCTTCATCGCCGCAGCCACAAACGGCGACCACCAGCTCACCATCGCCATCTCCGTCTTCTACGCCGCCCTCATCGTCACGTTCAATTTCATCGTGGACATCCTCCAGGCCATGCTCAACCCCCGCATTCGCCTCCAGGCATGA
- a CDS encoding peptide ABC transporter substrate-binding protein, with amino-acid sequence MRWLYRALTLLAFIGGIAWFHHVRTHRPTRVELANRAGILLLGNGSEPAALDPQIVSGQPEHMIFHALFEGLIAPAADHPDSDAPGAAASWTSENFTVWTFKLQPHGKWSDGTPLTAADFCYAYQRILTAQLGADYAGMLYPMLNAEEYHTGKIKDFSQVGVKALDPLTLQITLKGPTPYLPSMLKHYSWFPVPRHVIEKFGKISDRNTRWTRPANMVTNGPFKLKSWDVNQAVSVERNPHYWDAATVKLNGIVFLPISSDTTEERAFNDGQLHVTLTMPLSKIPIYRESKSPFYHNDPLLSVYMYRCNTTKKPFDNPLVRKALALAIDRESITRNILRAGQQPATGLTPPGCNPDYRVPSIMRFDPAEARRLLAQAGFPDGKGFPPFDILINTSEAHRSLAEAVQAMWKEHLHIPAGVLNQDWGVYIESQRKLDYTIARFGWVGDYLDPSTFLSIWQTGDGNNNTGWSSPRYDELIHQSFLEGNVTKRLQLLNEAETILLNEAPMLPIYWYTHSYLMRPEVKGLKPSLLEHRCYKAIELKP; translated from the coding sequence ATGCGCTGGCTTTACCGTGCCCTCACTCTCCTCGCCTTCATCGGCGGCATCGCGTGGTTCCACCACGTCCGCACCCACCGCCCCACTCGGGTCGAGCTCGCCAACCGCGCCGGCATCCTCCTCCTCGGCAATGGCTCCGAGCCCGCCGCCCTCGATCCCCAGATCGTCAGCGGCCAGCCCGAGCACATGATTTTCCATGCGCTCTTCGAGGGCCTCATCGCTCCCGCCGCTGACCATCCCGACTCCGACGCCCCCGGCGCAGCCGCTTCCTGGACCTCCGAAAACTTCACCGTCTGGACCTTCAAGCTCCAGCCTCACGGAAAATGGAGCGACGGCACACCGCTCACCGCCGCCGATTTCTGCTACGCCTACCAGCGCATCCTCACCGCCCAGCTCGGAGCCGACTACGCCGGCATGCTCTACCCCATGCTCAATGCCGAGGAGTACCACACCGGCAAAATCAAAGACTTCTCCCAGGTCGGTGTCAAAGCCCTCGATCCCCTAACCCTGCAGATCACCCTCAAAGGCCCCACGCCTTATCTGCCCAGCATGCTCAAGCACTACTCTTGGTTCCCCGTGCCACGACATGTCATCGAAAAATTCGGCAAAATCTCCGACCGCAACACCCGCTGGACGCGCCCCGCCAACATGGTCACCAACGGCCCCTTCAAGCTCAAAAGTTGGGACGTCAATCAGGCCGTCTCCGTCGAGCGCAACCCCCACTACTGGGACGCCGCCACCGTCAAGCTCAACGGCATCGTCTTCCTCCCCATCTCCAGCGACACCACCGAGGAGCGCGCCTTCAATGACGGCCAGCTCCACGTCACGCTCACCATGCCTCTCTCCAAGATCCCCATCTATCGCGAGAGCAAATCACCCTTCTATCACAATGACCCGCTCCTCAGCGTGTACATGTACCGCTGCAACACCACCAAAAAACCCTTCGACAATCCCCTCGTCCGAAAAGCCCTCGCTCTCGCCATCGACCGCGAAAGCATCACTCGCAATATCCTCCGCGCAGGTCAGCAGCCCGCCACCGGCCTCACCCCGCCCGGCTGCAATCCCGACTACCGCGTCCCCAGCATCATGCGCTTCGATCCCGCCGAGGCACGCCGCCTCCTCGCCCAGGCAGGATTCCCCGATGGCAAAGGCTTCCCGCCCTTCGACATCCTTATCAATACCAGCGAGGCACACCGCTCCCTCGCCGAAGCCGTCCAGGCCATGTGGAAAGAGCACCTCCACATCCCCGCCGGTGTCCTCAATCAGGACTGGGGCGTTTACATCGAGTCCCAGCGCAAGCTCGACTACACCATCGCCCGCTTCGGCTGGGTCGGCGACTACCTCGACCCCTCCACCTTCCTCTCCATCTGGCAGACCGGCGATGGCAACAACAACACCGGCTGGAGCAGCCCCCGCTACGACGAGCTCATCCACCAGAGCTTCCTCGAAGGCAACGTCACCAAGCGCCTCCAGCTCCTCAACGAAGCCGAGACCATCCTCCTCAACGAAGCCCCCATGCTTCCCATCTACTGGTACACCCACTCCTACCTCATGCGCCCCGAAGTCAAAGG
- a CDS encoding matrixin family metalloprotease yields the protein MKKSAFSLSLCLWTACLVSNCAYHEIAWQNKEISGSAVSPLGAGKPVSYNKPQLWNKRHLTWQLDTAKPVPARLSEEELIREIDESFKSWEAAGVFTFSRARAGEPADIVISFGTPPGKPWDGQTGLMGHASFPWSRDRGHIYLDPSEWWSTRSFALVGDPITKWLPHEIGHVLGLQHTHASNETMSENGPYKMPDKTSYAQLRHLYAPLTPVFTWVHCVMDVSAEAE from the coding sequence ATGAAGAAAAGCGCATTTTCTCTAAGTCTTTGCTTATGGACTGCCTGCCTGGTCAGTAACTGTGCGTACCATGAGATCGCATGGCAGAACAAGGAGATCAGCGGGAGTGCTGTGAGTCCGCTGGGAGCGGGCAAGCCGGTGAGCTACAACAAGCCGCAGCTCTGGAACAAGCGGCATCTGACGTGGCAGCTGGACACTGCGAAGCCGGTGCCTGCGCGACTTTCCGAGGAGGAGCTGATTCGTGAGATCGACGAGAGCTTTAAGAGCTGGGAGGCTGCGGGGGTGTTTACTTTCTCCCGTGCGCGGGCTGGTGAGCCTGCGGATATCGTGATCAGCTTTGGCACGCCGCCGGGGAAGCCATGGGATGGGCAGACGGGGCTCATGGGGCATGCCTCCTTTCCCTGGAGCCGGGATCGCGGGCACATCTACCTGGACCCATCTGAGTGGTGGAGCACGCGCTCCTTTGCGCTGGTGGGAGACCCGATCACGAAATGGCTGCCGCATGAAATCGGTCATGTGCTGGGCCTGCAGCACACGCATGCGTCCAACGAGACGATGAGCGAAAACGGCCCCTATAAGATGCCGGACAAGACCAGCTATGCACAGCTCCGCCATCTGTATGCGCCGCTGACGCCGGTCTTTACCTGGGTGCACTGCGTGATGGATGTCTCGGCCGAGGCTGAGTGA
- a CDS encoding CoA-binding protein, whose translation MSQERVVIIGASDNPERYSHRALLLLRKHGHEVVPVHPKLAEIEGVPVVTDAGLVTGPVDTVTMYVGAAISSGLQEKIIAMKPKRVIFNPGAENAILEDALQKAGIACEEACTLVLLNTGQF comes from the coding sequence ATGAGCCAAGAGAGAGTTGTCATTATTGGAGCGAGCGATAATCCTGAACGGTACAGTCATCGTGCGCTGCTGCTGCTGAGGAAGCATGGGCATGAGGTGGTGCCGGTGCATCCGAAGCTGGCGGAGATCGAGGGTGTACCGGTGGTGACGGATGCGGGGCTGGTCACGGGGCCGGTGGACACGGTGACGATGTATGTGGGGGCGGCGATCTCGTCGGGGCTGCAGGAAAAGATCATCGCGATGAAGCCGAAACGAGTGATTTTCAATCCTGGCGCGGAAAATGCGATACTGGAAGATGCATTGCAAAAAGCCGGAATTGCCTGCGAGGAGGCGTGCACGCTGGTGCTGCTGAACACGGGGCAGTTTTGA